From the genome of Trueperaceae bacterium:
GCCGTGACGACGATGGCGGCGGCGAAGCCGACGTCGGCGGCCGTGCGCACGATCAGCAGCGTCGAGACGTACCGCTGCGGGTCGCGCTCGACGAGCGCCAGGGCGCCGTTGCCCTCCTCGCGCCCCTCCCAGAGCTGCCGCATGCGCCACTCCGACAGCGAGCCGAGCGCCGCCTGGCAGGCGGACGCGAGGCCGGAGACCAGCAGCAGCGCGGCGGCCAGCGCCGCGCGACCGGGGCCCAGACCCACGGGCAGGCCCGTAGGTGCTGCCTGTGCGAGAGCGACAGTCGTCGTGAGGAGCAGGAGGGGGAGGACCGTCTTGGCGCGCCAGCGGCGCCAGGGACTACTCGGAGGTTCTTCGTTCAACCTGCCGGGGAGTGTAGCACAGCGGGGCGCGGAGGTCGTGCCAGACGTGACGCGCGGGCCCCGGCGGGGCGCCCGGCGGCCGGCGGTATGCTCGGGGACCGATATGTCGCTCATCGTGATCGAGGGCCCCATCGGCGTGGGGAAGACCAGCCTGGCGCGCATCCTCGCCGAGCGGCTGGGGGCGCGGCTGCTCCTCGAGGTCGTCGAGGAGAACCCGTTCCTGGCCCGCTTCTACGAGGACAAGGAGCGCTACGCCTTCCAGACCGAGGCCTTCTTCCTGCTCTCCCGCTTCAAGCAGCACGCCGAGCTCTCGCAGGCCGCCCTCTTCCAGCGGCACACCGTCTCCGACTACATCTTCGACAAGACGTTCCTCTTCGCGTCGCTGAACCTGCACGGCGACGAGTTCGAGCTGTACCGCACGCTCTTCGACCAGCTCCGCTCGCGCCTGCCCGACCCCGACCTCACCGTCTACCTGCGCGCCGAGCCCGACCTGCTCCTGAGGCGCATCGCCAAGCGCGGACGCGCGTTCGAGTCGGGCATGAGCGCCGACTACCTGGCCGAGGTCACCGCCGCCTACGACGAGTACTTCGACGGGGCGCGCTTCCCTGTGGAGGTCGTCGACGCGGGGGCCATCGACTTCGTGGAGGACGAGGGCGACCGCGAGGCGCTCGTCGCCCGCGTGCTCGCGCGGCTCGAGGCCGTGCCGTCGTGAAGCAGCAGGACGGCGGTCTCTACGTCGCGGTCGCCGGCAACATCGGCGCCGGCAAGTCGACGCTCACGCGCATCCTCTCGGAGCGGTACCACCTCTCCCCCGTCTTCGAGGCCGTCGACGAGAACCCCTACCTCGCCGACTTCTACGCCGACATGCGGCGCTACGCCTTCCACTCGCAGGTCTTCTTCCTCGCCTCGCGTCTGCGGCAGCACCTGCGCGAGGTGAACCCGGGCCGGCGCGTGATCCAGGACCGCACGGTGTACGAGGACGCGAACGTCTTCGCCAGGCTCCTCGCCGAGGACGGGCTCCTCGACGCGCGCGACCACGCCAGCTACACGCTGCTCTACGACGCCGTCGCCTCGGCCCTCAGGCCGCCGGACCTGCTCATCTACCTGCGGGCGTCGCTGCCGACCCTCAAGGCGCACATCAGGCAGCGGGGGCGCGACTACGAGGCCGACATCGACGACGCCTACCTCCAGCGCTTGGGCGAGCTCTACGAGCGCTGGATCGAGGACTACTCGCTCTCCCCCGTCGTCGTCGTGCCGGGCGACGACCTCGACTTCGTCGGCGACGAGAGGGACCTGGCGCTGGTCCTCGACCTGCTCGAGCGGCACGGCCTCACCCCGCCGATGGTGCGCTGAGGGGCTAGCGTGCGGCTGTCGGCGCTCCTGTCCCGGGCCGCCGCGCGCGCCCCCGAGGCGCTGGGCGAGGTGCCGGACGCGGTCCGCGAGCGCGACCCCGAGGTCACCGCCGTGGTGCAGGACCACAGGCGCGCCGGGCCGGGCGCGCTCTTCGTGGCACGGACGGGGGAGCGCTTCGACGGCCACGCGTTCGCCGCCGAGGCCGTCGCGCGCGGGGCCGTCGCCGTGGTGGGCGACGCGCCGCAGGAGCGCGTGGCGGGGCTCGGGGAGGCGCCCTACGTGCGCGTGCCCGACGCGAAGCGCGCGCTGCCGCACCTGGCCGCCGCGCACGCGGGCCACCCGTCGGAGCGCCTGCGGGTCGTCGGGGTCACAGGCACCGACGGCAAGACCACGACGAGCTTCCTGGTCGCCCACCTGCTCGGCGCGCGTCACGCCACCGGGCTCATCAGCACGGCCGCGGTGCGCCTCGGCGGCGAGGAGCTGCCCCTCGAGGGCCACTTCACGACGCCCGAGGCGCCCGAGGTGCAGGGCCTCCTCGCCCGCTTCCTCGCGGCCGGCGCCAGCCACGTCGTCCTCGAGTCGAGCTCGCACGGCTTCTCGCAGCACCGCCTCGACGCCGTCGCCTACGCCGCTGGCGTCGTCACCAACGTCTCGCCCGAGCACCTGGACCACCACGGCACGTTCGCGGCCTACGTGGACGCGAAGGCCACGCTCGTGCGCCGGGCGCGGGCGGCCGTCCTCAACGCCGACGACGAGGGCTACGCGGCGTTCCTGGCGGCGGCGCGGGAGGCCGGGACGCGCGTGGTGACCTACGGTGAGGCCGCCGACGCCGACGTGAGGCTGCTCGGCGTCGCGGAGCGTCCGGGGGCGCTCGACCTGACCCTCGACGCGCTCGGCGAGCGGGTCTCCGCGCGGCTGCCGATGGTCGGTCGCTACAACGCCTGGAACGCCGCCGGCGCGGTGGCGGCAGCGGTGCTGGAGGGCGTGCCGGCCGCGGAGGCGGCGGCCTCCCTGGCCGGCTTCCCCGGCGTGCCCGGGCGCATGCAGGTCGTCGCCACCGAGCCCTTCACCGTCATCGTCGACTTCGCCCACACGCCGCCCGCCCTCGCGAAGGCGCTGGCCGCGGTCGGGCGTCAGGGCGCCCACACGATCGTGGTGGTCGGGTCGGCCGGCGAGCGCGACCCCGGCAAGCGCGCGCCGCTGGGCGAGGCGGCCGTGCGCGGCGCCGACGTCGCCGTCCTCACCGAGGAGGACAGCCGCTCCGAGCCGGTCGAGGCGATCCTGGCGGCCATGGCCGCGGGCGCGGAGGCCGCCGGGGGCGTCCCGGGCGAGACCTACCACCTGGTGCCCGACAGGCGCGAGGCCATCGCCCTGGCCTACCGGCTGGCGCGCCCCGGCGACGTGGTGGTCCTCGCCGGCAAGGGCCACGAGCGCACGCTCGAGCGCTACGACGAGGTGCTGCCGTGGGACGAGGCGCGCGTCGCGCGGGAGCTGCTGCCGCCGGGCGCGAGCTGAGCCGCGGCGCGGCCGTCGTGCGGCCGCGAGGCCGCGGCCAGCTCCGCCGGGCCCGCCGGCGGCACCGCCGCGTGCCGTCCGCCGGCCGCGAACCAGGAGCTCGCGTTACGATCGCCGTCATGCAGGAGCAGGGCTTCCGCGCGCTCGACCTGATCCTCGCCAAGAAGGCCGGCGGCGAGCACGCCGCCCACGAGCTGTCGCGGCTCGTCGACGGCTTCGTGGCCGGGGAGGTCCCCGACTACCAGATGGCCGCCTGGCTGATGGCCGTGTGCTGGCGCGGCATGACGCCGCGGGAGACGGCCGACCTGACGCTGGCGATGGCGCGTTCGGGCGAGCAGCTCGACCTCTCCGACCTGCCCCACGCCGTGGACAAGCACTCGACGGGGGGCGTGGGCGACAAGACGACGCTGGTCCTGGCGCCGCTCCTGGCCAGCCTCGGCGCCACGGTCGCGAAGATGTCCGGCCGCGGCCTGGGGCACACCGGCGGCACCGTCGACAAGCTCGAGAGCATCCCAGGCTTCCGCGTCGACCTGAGCGAGGAGGAGTTCAGGCGCCAGGCGCGCGAGGTGGGCGTCGTCGTGACCGGCCAGTCGAAGGACCTCGCGCCCGCCGACGGCCTCATCTACGCCCTGCGCGACGTCACGGGCACGGTCGAGTCGCTGCCGCTGATCGCGTCGAGCATCATGAGCAAGAAGCTCGCCGGCGGCGCGAGGAGCATCGTGCTCGACGTCAAGGTGGGCTCGGGAGCCTTCATGCGCACCGAGCCGGAGGCCCGCGAGCTGGCGCTGGCGATGACCGCGATAGGCCGCCACGCCGGTCGCGACGTCACGGCCGTGCTCTCCCGCATGTCGGAGCCGCTCGGCCGCGCCGTGGGCCACGCCCTCGAGGTGAACGAGGCCATGGAGTGCCTGCGGGGCGGCGGACCCGCCGACCTGCACGAGCTCTGCGTGGTGCTGGCCTCGCAGGTGCTGGCGCGCACAGGGCTGGCGGCCGACCGCGCCGCGGTGGAGCGGGCCCTCGACGACGGACGCGCCTACGAGCGCTTCGAGCGCTGGGTCGCCGCGCAGGGCGGCGACGTGGCGTCGCTCGGCGCGCTGCCGCTGGCGCCCGACCAGGAGCTGGTGCGGGCGCCGCGCGCCGGCGTGATCGCCGCCTGCGAGGCGCGGTCGGTCGGCGAGGCCGTCGGCCTCCTGGGCGGCGGGCGCGCGCGCAAGGGCGACGCCGTCGACCACGGCGTGGGGGTGGTGCTCCACGCCAAGGTGGGCGACGCCGTCGCCGCTGGCGAGCCCGTCGCGACGCTCTACCACCGGGGCGGCAAGGGCCTAGGGGCGGCCGCCGCGCGCGTACGGGCCGCCCTGACCGTCGCCGACGCGGCCGAGCCGCTCCCCCTGATCGTCGCGGAGGGCCTGGGTCTCTAGGGCCGTCCGCGTCCGCCGGGGCCACCGCTCCGCGACGGAGCCGTCGCGGCCCGAGCCCGACGCGCGGCGGCGCGCCCTCGCCCGCCTACTCCTGCCCGAAGACCTTCACGCCGGCGGGGCACAGCCTGACCGCCGGGTTGTAGTCCTGGAACATCCCGCTGGGGTTGTCCTTCCACAGCCAGGCGTGCAGCACCCACAGCGGGAGCACCGGGTGCTGGTGCAGCTCGAGGCCGAGGACCGTGGGCGGCTCGGGGCTATCCCAGGCGTCTACCGGCACGATGTACTCGTGGGCGACCAGCGCCGCGACGTTCCCCTCGGCGTCGAGCTCGTAGACGAGCGCCTCCGGCCGGGCCGGGTCCAGCTCGGCGTCCATGAGCGCGTTGTTCAGGTAGTGCAGGCCCATGCCGCCGCGCGCCTCGTCCTCGAAGCAGCCGAGGTCATCCATCGTGCTGACGTAGCCCTCGGCCTCGGCCGTGGCTAGGTCCTGGAACCGGGCGCCGCCCAGGTAGGCCTGCGTCAGGGCCTCCGCGTCCGCCTCGCCCTCGTGGCCGGCGCCCTGGGCCGCTCCGAACGCGGCCACGGAGGCCGCCGCCAGCACCCCCAGGGCGGCCGCCAGCAACCGGCGGCCGGCTCCGCGCCTCGCGCTACCCGCGGCGCGTAGGCGCCGCGCTCCCTCCACGTGCTGCCGTTGCTGCCTCATGTCTGCTCCTCTCCCGATCCGCGCGGTCTGTGGCGCGAACCGCGTTCGGGTCGAAGCTAGCGCCGGCGCCGGCCCGAGCTCATGGGGGGTTCCCCCTACGTTTCGCAGGGCGCGGCGCCCCGCCCGCCAGCCGTGCCGGCGGCGGGCTCGTCCGCCGCGGGCCCGGCGGCTTGCATCGCCGGCCGTTGACACGCCCGCGGGCGCCCGGCTACTATTGCTTTTGCGCCGCACACGGCGCCGAGGCGTTCGCGGCGACGCGGGGTGGAGCAGTCTGGTAGCTCGTCGGGCTCATAACCCGAAGGTCATTGGTTCAAATCCAATCCCCGCAACCACGCCTAGGGCCCCTCTCGCGAGGGGCCCGCTCCTTGTGGCACGGCCACGGGCCGCGGCCGCGCGTCCCTGGCTCCCCCGGGCCGCCCCTGCCGTGCGTTCCCGCCTCGACGGCGACCGCCCGCCGGGCGCGGAGCGTGCGCTCATCGACCGCGCGGCTAGACTGGGTGCCCGTGACAGGCGACGAGAGCGAACAACGACGCCAGGGGGACCAGGACGCCTCCGCCGCCGAGGAGGCGGGCGGCCCCGCGCCGGGCAGCGCCCCCCTCGACCGCGCCGGCGCGGCTCCCACCAGGTCCGGCTTCGTGGCCATAGTCGGCAAGCCGAACGTCGGCAAGTCGACGCTGCTCAACACGATGCTGGGCGTGAAGGTGGCGCCGATCACCCCCAAGCCCCAGACGACCCGCCGCGGCGTGCGCGGCATCTACACGTTCGAGGACCGGCAGCTCGTCTTCGTCGACACCCCCGGCCTGCACCGGGGCGGCGACACGGCGCTGGACCAGGCGATGAACCGCGAGGTGCGCGACGCCGTCGTCGACGTCGACCTCGTCCTGTGGGTCGTGGACCTCAGGCGCCCGCCCAGCGACGAGGACAAGGACGTCGCGCGGCTCCTCGGCGCGCTACCGCCCGAGGTGCCGGTGTTCATCGTCGGCAACAAGGTCGACGCCGCCAAGTACCCCGACGAGGCGCTCGAGCTGTACGGCGAGCTGTTCCCCCGCGCCGAGCGCACGCTGGCGCTGTCGGCCCTCAACGACCCCAAGGCCGTCTACGCCCTGCGCGACGACCTGCTCGACAGGCTCGAGGAGGCGCC
Proteins encoded in this window:
- a CDS encoding thymidine phosphorylase encodes the protein MQEQGFRALDLILAKKAGGEHAAHELSRLVDGFVAGEVPDYQMAAWLMAVCWRGMTPRETADLTLAMARSGEQLDLSDLPHAVDKHSTGGVGDKTTLVLAPLLASLGATVAKMSGRGLGHTGGTVDKLESIPGFRVDLSEEEFRRQAREVGVVVTGQSKDLAPADGLIYALRDVTGTVESLPLIASSIMSKKLAGGARSIVLDVKVGSGAFMRTEPEARELALAMTAIGRHAGRDVTAVLSRMSEPLGRAVGHALEVNEAMECLRGGGPADLHELCVVLASQVLARTGLAADRAAVERALDDGRAYERFERWVAAQGGDVASLGALPLAPDQELVRAPRAGVIAACEARSVGEAVGLLGGGRARKGDAVDHGVGVVLHAKVGDAVAAGEPVATLYHRGGKGLGAAAARVRAALTVADAAEPLPLIVAEGLGL
- a CDS encoding deoxynucleoside kinase; translation: MKQQDGGLYVAVAGNIGAGKSTLTRILSERYHLSPVFEAVDENPYLADFYADMRRYAFHSQVFFLASRLRQHLREVNPGRRVIQDRTVYEDANVFARLLAEDGLLDARDHASYTLLYDAVASALRPPDLLIYLRASLPTLKAHIRQRGRDYEADIDDAYLQRLGELYERWIEDYSLSPVVVVPGDDLDFVGDERDLALVLDLLERHGLTPPMVR
- a CDS encoding deoxynucleoside kinase, which translates into the protein MSLIVIEGPIGVGKTSLARILAERLGARLLLEVVEENPFLARFYEDKERYAFQTEAFFLLSRFKQHAELSQAALFQRHTVSDYIFDKTFLFASLNLHGDEFELYRTLFDQLRSRLPDPDLTVYLRAEPDLLLRRIAKRGRAFESGMSADYLAEVTAAYDEYFDGARFPVEVVDAGAIDFVEDEGDREALVARVLARLEAVPS
- the era gene encoding GTPase Era; its protein translation is MTGDESEQRRQGDQDASAAEEAGGPAPGSAPLDRAGAAPTRSGFVAIVGKPNVGKSTLLNTMLGVKVAPITPKPQTTRRGVRGIYTFEDRQLVFVDTPGLHRGGDTALDQAMNREVRDAVVDVDLVLWVVDLRRPPSDEDKDVARLLGALPPEVPVFIVGNKVDAAKYPDEALELYGELFPRAERTLALSALNDPKAVYALRDDLLDRLEEAPFYFPADVRSDQSREQWAAELIREAAMIHLRQELPYAVAVQVVDWQDPVEEGRPIVITAEIWVEKPGHRRIVIGSGGAMIKEIGRTARKQLEVFLQERVFLELEVVVRRDWRRDKEALRELGYEP
- a CDS encoding UDP-N-acetylmuramoyl-L-alanyl-D-glutamate--2,6-diaminopimelate ligase — its product is MRLSALLSRAAARAPEALGEVPDAVRERDPEVTAVVQDHRRAGPGALFVARTGERFDGHAFAAEAVARGAVAVVGDAPQERVAGLGEAPYVRVPDAKRALPHLAAAHAGHPSERLRVVGVTGTDGKTTTSFLVAHLLGARHATGLISTAAVRLGGEELPLEGHFTTPEAPEVQGLLARFLAAGASHVVLESSSHGFSQHRLDAVAYAAGVVTNVSPEHLDHHGTFAAYVDAKATLVRRARAAVLNADDEGYAAFLAAAREAGTRVVTYGEAADADVRLLGVAERPGALDLTLDALGERVSARLPMVGRYNAWNAAGAVAAAVLEGVPAAEAAASLAGFPGVPGRMQVVATEPFTVIVDFAHTPPALAKALAAVGRQGAHTIVVVGSAGERDPGKRAPLGEAAVRGADVAVLTEEDSRSEPVEAILAAMAAGAEAAGGVPGETYHLVPDRREAIALAYRLARPGDVVVLAGKGHERTLERYDEVLPWDEARVARELLPPGAS